In Methanofollis fontis, the following proteins share a genomic window:
- a CDS encoding alpha/beta fold hydrolase, translating to MKQNSAGDAEKTDENRIEIMKGVSVSPRTIETPLGRVEIDITDGDGPVLMGSHGGLGGIDQCRAAIDFAGGEFRLLSLSRPGYLGTPLETGVSLEEQADLFAAVLDELGIERVAVFSISAGGPFAYTFAIRHPDRIWALITADSVSGYYDLPETAGPLTQMIFLSDIGQTILQKMTKAKPDAFIKEIFKSEAYYTKDQMKAHLDFVLNDPHAHEFVTAFMNTMYPYKPRKAGTENDVRITRGLTHLPLEEIACPTLVIHGTHDADVKFYDGVYAYEHIKNAERLWIEEGSHLCFWIHPQSGEAQRYALDFLKRNMPR from the coding sequence ATGAAGCAGAACAGCGCAGGCGACGCCGAAAAGACCGACGAGAACCGGATCGAGATCATGAAGGGCGTGTCCGTCTCCCCCAGGACCATCGAAACCCCCCTCGGGAGGGTGGAGATCGATATCACCGACGGGGACGGGCCCGTGCTGATGGGCAGTCACGGCGGTCTCGGCGGGATCGATCAGTGCCGTGCGGCCATCGACTTTGCCGGGGGCGAGTTCAGGCTTCTTTCGCTCTCCCGTCCGGGCTATCTCGGGACGCCCCTCGAGACCGGGGTCTCGCTCGAGGAGCAGGCCGACCTCTTTGCCGCCGTCCTGGACGAACTCGGGATCGAGCGGGTGGCGGTCTTCTCCATCTCGGCGGGCGGACCGTTCGCTTACACCTTCGCTATCCGCCACCCCGACCGGATCTGGGCCCTGATTACCGCCGACTCGGTCAGCGGGTATTACGACCTCCCGGAGACGGCGGGCCCGCTGACACAGATGATATTCCTCTCCGACATCGGGCAGACGATCCTCCAGAAGATGACGAAGGCAAAACCGGACGCATTCATCAAGGAGATCTTCAAAAGCGAGGCATATTACACAAAGGATCAGATGAAGGCGCACCTTGACTTCGTGCTGAACGACCCACACGCCCACGAATTCGTAACGGCCTTCATGAACACGATGTACCCCTATAAGCCCCGGAAAGCAGGGACCGAGAACGACGTGCGGATCACCCGCGGCCTCACCCACCTCCCCCTGGAGGAGATCGCCTGTCCGACCCTGGTGATCCACGGCACCCACGATGCCGACGTGAAGTTCTACGACGGCGTCTATGCCTACGAGCACATCAAAAATGCGGAGCGCCTCTGGATAGAGGAGGGCTCCCACCTCTGTTTCTGGATCCACCCACAGTCAGGCGAAGCGCAGCGGTATGCCCTCGATTTCCTGAAGAGAAACATGCCCCGGTGA
- a CDS encoding V-type ATP synthase subunit I, giving the protein MLRPAPMRRLTVGVHREHEGRVIAALQEAGAVELGAANEEEDLRALTSRHERSPHLLRIAEERVRLERAIETLESAGPEKNPVRRIFEPPDRQRRRVPLRDAAAVLAETAAHRPLIDEVLALRAGETAIDERLARLGEEEEMLAALVPFGLDLSWPGRSPYLVVRAGTVPAAECGDVDRRLGEAGGEHVIWSCLCAIGDAPTAVVTAALPDAAPAVDAALRALAFREFVPEIRQGSAEDGLSAVRAEWEDLHRKREANTARLSTLAAEHLPLIRALAEECRIVREREEAAPLLGTTRDIAVLRGWVRERDEATIRALCERETGRLAFCTFEPPEGDPPVAPDHPGWLAPFGVLTATFGTPRYDSVDPTLFLAPVLVITFGIMLGDAGYGLLLALIATLLLRGAGAEAGSVRDLSLVLLACGLSGTLFGVLMGGFFGDLLPRLFGVTMPFTLIEPLSDPIAILVLALGIGIAHLNLGLAIAAAEHLRAGEYREMLLSEGTWFVIQPCAAVIILTFFGWGSFAPEVLTAAAIGAAVGVAGVMLHEGPLGFFSLTGFLGDWLSYARILALALATGGIAMMINILAGMIAGVHPALVVFAALFAVGGHAANLVLQALGGFIHALRLQYVEFFGKFFRSGGRAFAPFAAGRRHTEVGGEEG; this is encoded by the coding sequence GTGCTGCGCCCCGCACCGATGCGTAGGCTGACGGTGGGTGTCCACCGGGAGCACGAGGGGCGGGTGATCGCCGCCCTGCAGGAGGCAGGCGCAGTCGAACTCGGGGCGGCGAACGAGGAGGAGGACCTGCGGGCCCTCACCTCCCGTCACGAGCGCTCCCCCCATCTTTTGCGGATCGCCGAGGAGCGGGTCCGCCTCGAACGCGCCATCGAGACTCTGGAGAGCGCCGGGCCGGAGAAGAACCCTGTTCGCCGGATCTTCGAGCCCCCAGACCGTCAAAGACGCCGGGTCCCCCTCAGGGACGCCGCCGCCGTTCTTGCGGAGACGGCGGCCCACCGTCCCCTCATCGACGAGGTGCTGGCGCTGCGGGCCGGGGAGACGGCGATCGACGAACGACTCGCCCGTCTCGGGGAGGAGGAGGAGATGCTCGCCGCCCTCGTCCCCTTCGGGCTCGACCTCAGCTGGCCGGGCAGATCGCCCTATCTGGTCGTCCGGGCCGGGACGGTTCCGGCGGCGGAGTGCGGGGACGTGGACCGCCGTCTGGGGGAGGCGGGCGGCGAGCACGTGATCTGGTCCTGCCTCTGCGCAATCGGTGATGCCCCGACAGCGGTGGTCACCGCCGCCCTGCCGGACGCCGCCCCGGCCGTGGACGCTGCCCTGCGTGCCCTGGCCTTCCGAGAGTTCGTGCCCGAGATCCGGCAGGGGAGCGCAGAAGACGGACTCTCCGCTGTCAGGGCCGAATGGGAGGACTTACACCGAAAACGGGAGGCGAATACCGCCCGGCTTTCCACCCTGGCCGCCGAGCACCTCCCCCTCATCCGGGCCCTTGCCGAAGAATGCCGGATCGTGCGGGAACGAGAGGAGGCGGCACCCCTGCTCGGCACCACCCGGGACATCGCGGTGCTGCGGGGCTGGGTGCGGGAACGGGATGAGGCGACGATCAGGGCCCTCTGCGAGCGGGAGACGGGGAGGCTCGCCTTCTGCACCTTCGAACCACCGGAGGGCGATCCGCCGGTCGCTCCGGACCACCCCGGCTGGCTCGCACCCTTCGGCGTGCTCACCGCCACCTTCGGCACGCCCCGCTATGACAGCGTCGACCCCACCCTCTTCCTAGCCCCGGTGCTCGTGATCACCTTCGGGATCATGCTCGGCGACGCCGGTTACGGACTGCTCCTCGCCCTCATCGCCACCCTGCTGCTGCGGGGCGCCGGGGCGGAGGCGGGATCGGTCCGAGACCTCTCCCTGGTGCTCCTGGCCTGCGGACTCTCGGGCACCCTCTTCGGGGTGCTGATGGGCGGGTTCTTTGGCGACCTCCTTCCCCGTCTCTTCGGCGTGACGATGCCCTTTACCCTCATCGAACCCCTCAGCGACCCGATCGCCATCCTGGTGCTGGCACTCGGCATCGGGATCGCCCACCTCAACCTGGGGCTCGCCATCGCCGCCGCCGAACACCTGCGGGCCGGGGAATACCGGGAGATGCTCCTCTCCGAGGGGACCTGGTTCGTGATCCAGCCCTGCGCCGCCGTGATCATCCTCACTTTTTTCGGCTGGGGCTCCTTCGCCCCGGAGGTGCTCACCGCCGCTGCCATCGGGGCGGCCGTCGGCGTCGCCGGAGTGATGCTCCATGAGGGGCCGCTCGGCTTCTTCTCCCTCACCGGCTTTCTCGGTGACTGGCTCAGTTATGCCCGTATCCTGGCACTGGCACTGGCCACCGGCGGGATCGCCATGATGATCAATATCCTGGCCGGGATGATCGCCGGCGTCCACCCGGCCCTGGTGGTGTTCGCCGCCCTCTTCGCCGTCGGCGGGCATGCGGCCAACCTGGTGCTGCAGGCGCTCGGCGGGTTCATCCACGCCCTCAGGCTCCAGTACGTCGAGTTCTTCGGCAAATTCTTCCGGAGCGGGGGGCGGGCTTTCGCCCCCTTCGCCGCCGGGCGCCGCCATACCGAGGTCGGGGGTGAGGAGGGGTGA
- a CDS encoding ATP-NAD kinase family protein codes for MRTIGVVINPLAGLGGRVGLKGTDGLADEARRRGAVPLAQERALEALEPLRALDLRVLTSGGEMGASALEEAGIGHEVVYTPAEDATTAADTVAAVEAFVRRGAEVILFCGGDGTARDVVRAAGDTPILGIPAGVKMFSGVFVSRPEGVAAVLVGPLDSCEAEVMDIDEEAYRRGELRARLFAAARVPCRPCGLQGCKAADFGDEREALAGLARFMADLVLSGGTTLLGAGGTTAAIAAELGLEKTLLGVDVIRDGRIVAADADERTLLQEVRGGGRCRIIVSPIGAQGAVLGRGTQQISPDVVRAVGAANVIVVATPQKLAATPALFVDTGDPGLDAAFGREVQVICGYHAARRMPLSR; via the coding sequence ATGAGGACGATCGGAGTGGTGATCAACCCCCTGGCCGGTCTTGGCGGGCGGGTCGGGCTGAAGGGCACCGACGGCCTGGCGGACGAGGCCAGGCGGCGAGGTGCGGTGCCGCTGGCGCAAGAACGCGCCCTCGAGGCGCTCGAGCCCCTGCGGGCGCTGGACCTGCGGGTGCTCACCTCTGGCGGGGAGATGGGCGCCTCCGCTCTTGAGGAGGCCGGGATCGGCCATGAGGTCGTCTATACGCCGGCGGAAGATGCCACGACCGCCGCTGATACCGTCGCCGCCGTCGAAGCGTTCGTGAGAAGGGGGGCAGAGGTGATCCTCTTCTGCGGCGGCGACGGCACGGCCCGCGATGTCGTCCGGGCTGCCGGGGATACGCCGATCCTGGGCATACCGGCCGGGGTGAAGATGTTTTCGGGGGTGTTTGTGAGCCGTCCGGAGGGGGTGGCGGCCGTCCTGGTCGGCCCCCTGGACTCCTGCGAGGCCGAGGTGATGGATATCGACGAAGAAGCCTACCGCCGGGGCGAACTGCGGGCCCGCCTGTTTGCGGCGGCACGCGTCCCCTGCCGTCCGTGTGGTCTCCAGGGGTGCAAGGCCGCTGATTTCGGCGACGAACGGGAGGCGCTCGCCGGTCTTGCCCGTTTCATGGCCGACCTGGTGCTGAGCGGCGGCACCACGCTCCTTGGCGCCGGGGGAACGACGGCGGCGATCGCCGCCGAACTCGGGCTGGAAAAAACACTGCTCGGCGTGGACGTCATCAGGGACGGCCGGATCGTCGCCGCCGACGCCGATGAGCGCACCCTGCTCCAGGAGGTGCGGGGCGGCGGGCGATGCCGGATCATCGTCAGCCCCATCGGGGCGCAGGGTGCGGTGCTCGGGCGGGGCACGCAGCAGATCAGTCCGGACGTGGTGCGTGCCGTCGGTGCGGCGAACGTGATCGTGGTGGCCACTCCGCAGAAACTGGCGGCGACCCCCGCGCTGTTTGTGGACACCGGGGACCCGGGCCTGGACGCCGCCTTCGGGAGGGAGGTGCAGGTGATCTGCGGCTACCATGCCGCCCGTCGAATGCCGCTCTCCAGGTGA
- a CDS encoding (Fe-S)-binding protein translates to MGWRPPGKDCGLCGARTCEGFLAAVERGEKRLQECPFYHEGGTADGRGAAVHTGRDVLGNTYDFLLTPLPGEPSARKVVLPFRPDLVERWGIDAGDIVLGRPEGAGCPVQHVLRVIDADPITGLLTTHVVGPAHSRGKECLDVKAYHIVGFEGMARTVLRPPTFGMRQRFLPSACMMALTHTGVVNLVIGRGEEAQVRVEDIRL, encoded by the coding sequence GTGGGGTGGAGACCGCCGGGAAAAGACTGCGGGCTCTGCGGGGCACGCACCTGCGAGGGTTTCCTCGCCGCCGTGGAGCGGGGGGAGAAACGGCTGCAGGAGTGTCCGTTCTACCATGAGGGGGGGACGGCGGACGGACGAGGAGCTGCCGTCCACACGGGCAGAGACGTGCTGGGCAACACCTACGACTTCCTGCTCACACCCCTCCCCGGCGAACCCTCGGCCCGGAAGGTCGTGCTCCCGTTCAGACCCGATCTCGTGGAGCGCTGGGGGATCGACGCCGGCGACATCGTGCTCGGACGGCCCGAGGGCGCCGGATGCCCGGTGCAGCATGTGCTCCGCGTCATCGATGCCGACCCTATCACCGGTCTTCTGACCACCCATGTGGTCGGGCCGGCCCATTCGCGGGGAAAGGAGTGTCTGGACGTGAAGGCCTACCATATCGTCGGCTTCGAGGGTATGGCCCGGACGGTGCTGCGCCCCCCGACCTTCGGGATGCGGCAGCGTTTCCTGCCCTCGGCCTGCATGATGGCCCTCACCCACACCGGCGTGGTGAACCTGGTCATCGGGCGGGGCGAGGAGGCGCAGGTACGGGTGGAGGACATCAGGCTATGA
- a CDS encoding ATP-binding cassette domain-containing protein has protein sequence MDIPACEITVLPGRDKCGNTENFDRIEIRPGETLSIVGPTGSGKSAFINDIEVFARDDTVTGRTVLVNGQIPPEEIVRDPARKPVALITQNTRCLADLSVGEFLEMHVRARRIEREGLVGETVALANEFTGEKILPGARMTGLSGGQTRSLMVADAILISAAPVLILDEVENAGIFKDRVIEILRAHNKAVIFVTHDPLVSLMCDRRIVMRNGTVAGVIQGGEGERPALDAVRRMDAMLAGLRERIRAGEPITGPVPVA, from the coding sequence ATGGACATCCCGGCCTGCGAGATCACCGTCCTCCCCGGACGGGACAAATGCGGGAACACCGAGAACTTTGACCGGATCGAGATCCGCCCCGGTGAGACCCTCTCCATCGTCGGCCCGACCGGATCGGGCAAGAGCGCCTTCATCAACGACATCGAGGTCTTTGCCAGAGACGACACTGTGACCGGTCGAACGGTCCTCGTCAACGGCCAGATCCCGCCCGAGGAGATCGTGCGTGATCCGGCGCGAAAACCGGTGGCCCTGATCACCCAGAACACCCGCTGCCTTGCCGACCTCTCGGTGGGGGAGTTTTTGGAGATGCATGTCCGGGCCCGGCGGATCGAGCGGGAGGGGCTGGTCGGGGAGACAGTCGCCCTGGCAAACGAGTTTACCGGGGAGAAGATCCTCCCCGGGGCCCGCATGACCGGGCTCTCCGGCGGGCAGACCCGCTCCCTGATGGTCGCCGACGCCATCCTGATCTCCGCTGCCCCGGTGCTCATCCTGGACGAGGTGGAGAATGCGGGCATCTTCAAGGACCGGGTGATCGAGATCCTCCGGGCCCACAACAAGGCCGTGATCTTCGTCACCCACGACCCCCTGGTCTCCCTGATGTGCGACCGGCGGATCGTGATGCGCAACGGCACGGTGGCAGGCGTGATCCAGGGTGGCGAGGGGGAGCGCCCCGCCCTCGACGCCGTCAGGAGAATGGACGCCATGCTCGCCGGTCTGCGGGAGCGGATCCGGGCAGGCGAACCGATCACCGGTCCGGTGCCGGTCGCATGA
- a CDS encoding methanogenesis marker 16 metalloprotein, giving the protein MKDIEEIRRRLERGEAVVMAAPEFKALVRAGERPAADEVDIVTCATVGVMSGTMAVLSVPVADAGAFGRATALRLNGVPAHPGPCPNERLGLVDAVVYGTAHADRRYGGGHLIADLAAGREIRVEASTDAGDFEARITIDDLTSARLVTTRSAFRNYTAFVNRSEGSVRTIFSATGLSGPLREASVSGCGEINPLQNDPALRTIRPGSGVLANGAPGYVMGEGTRSTTERPNIAVFADIRGMDPCTCGGFVTAAGPECITSVAAAIPVLDDASIAVLSVLDADIPLPVVDIADRTPFAAADYGQVWGGTDRTVTYDPAACAYCEACAAGAICPTGAFLTGEGVDPCLCASCGACAVACTGGAVTADLGALEVGERRVPITIRQSDRKRAEDLCYRLKNGLLNGKYQF; this is encoded by the coding sequence ATGAAGGATATCGAGGAGATAAGAAGGCGGCTGGAGCGGGGTGAGGCCGTGGTGATGGCCGCCCCGGAGTTCAAGGCCCTGGTGCGGGCCGGGGAGCGTCCCGCTGCTGATGAGGTGGACATCGTCACCTGCGCAACGGTGGGGGTGATGTCCGGGACGATGGCCGTGCTCTCGGTGCCGGTGGCCGATGCCGGGGCCTTCGGGCGGGCGACGGCGTTGCGCCTCAATGGCGTCCCGGCCCATCCCGGCCCCTGCCCGAACGAGCGCCTGGGGCTGGTGGATGCGGTGGTCTACGGCACCGCCCACGCCGATCGCCGCTACGGCGGCGGGCACCTCATTGCCGATCTCGCCGCCGGGCGGGAGATCCGGGTGGAGGCCAGCACCGACGCCGGGGACTTTGAGGCCCGGATCACCATCGACGACCTGACTTCGGCCCGTCTGGTGACGACGCGGAGCGCCTTCAGGAACTATACGGCCTTCGTGAACCGGTCCGAGGGTTCTGTGCGGACGATCTTCTCGGCCACCGGGCTCTCGGGCCCGCTCCGAGAGGCCTCGGTCAGCGGCTGCGGGGAGATAAACCCGCTCCAGAACGACCCCGCCCTCCGCACCATCCGTCCCGGGAGCGGTGTGCTCGCCAACGGCGCCCCGGGATATGTGATGGGCGAGGGGACCAGGAGCACGACGGAGCGCCCGAACATCGCCGTCTTTGCCGATATACGGGGGATGGACCCCTGCACCTGCGGCGGGTTCGTGACCGCCGCTGGACCGGAGTGCATCACCTCGGTTGCCGCCGCCATACCGGTGCTGGACGACGCCTCCATCGCCGTCCTCTCGGTGCTGGACGCCGACATCCCCCTCCCGGTCGTCGATATCGCCGACCGCACCCCCTTTGCGGCGGCAGACTACGGGCAGGTCTGGGGCGGGACGGACCGGACGGTCACCTACGACCCCGCCGCCTGCGCCTATTGCGAGGCCTGTGCGGCCGGCGCGATCTGCCCCACGGGTGCGTTCCTGACCGGGGAGGGGGTCGACCCCTGCCTCTGCGCCTCCTGTGGCGCATGTGCGGTGGCGTGCACCGGCGGAGCGGTCACTGCCGACCTTGGCGCCCTGGAGGTCGGGGAACGAAGGGTGCCGATCACCATCCGCCAGTCCGACCGAAAAAGGGCAGAAGACCTCTGTTATCGCCTGAAAAACGGACTATTAAACGGGAAATATCAATTTTGA
- a CDS encoding GTP-binding protein, with protein sequence MKILVVAGPPSAGKTAVIRQVIRQIGGRVPVAYLKIDVVRAFEDEELREEFGIPTKKVYSGDVCPDHVGIMVMRDAIAWAGEEGADLLIVESAGLCLRCSPYTTDALGVVVLSAVSGTHAPLKMGPMIALADAAVVTRIDLVSQAEKEVFRERIREVAPEIEIVETNAVQGTGMRYLVRRIEETPDAADPDAITLRGVPPLGVCTVCVGKKEIGWQHHFGVVRRLEDAEYFYRGD encoded by the coding sequence ATGAAGATCCTGGTCGTGGCCGGACCCCCCTCGGCCGGTAAGACGGCGGTGATCCGCCAGGTGATCCGGCAGATCGGCGGGCGGGTGCCGGTGGCATACCTGAAGATCGATGTGGTGCGGGCGTTCGAGGACGAGGAGCTGAGGGAGGAGTTCGGCATCCCCACGAAGAAGGTGTATTCCGGGGACGTCTGCCCGGACCACGTGGGGATCATGGTGATGCGCGACGCCATTGCATGGGCCGGGGAGGAGGGGGCCGACCTGCTCATCGTGGAGAGCGCCGGCCTCTGCCTCCGCTGTTCGCCCTACACCACCGATGCGCTCGGCGTGGTGGTGCTCTCCGCCGTCTCCGGTACCCACGCCCCCCTGAAGATGGGGCCGATGATCGCCCTGGCCGATGCGGCCGTGGTGACCAGGATCGATCTCGTCTCCCAGGCCGAGAAGGAGGTCTTCAGGGAGCGGATCCGGGAGGTCGCCCCGGAGATCGAGATCGTCGAGACCAATGCCGTCCAGGGCACGGGGATGCGCTATCTGGTGCGGCGGATCGAGGAGACCCCGGACGCCGCCGATCCCGACGCCATCACCCTCAGGGGCGTGCCGCCGCTTGGCGTCTGCACCGTCTGCGTCGGGAAAAAGGAGATCGGCTGGCAGCACCACTTCGGGGTGGTGCGGCGCCTCGAGGACGCAGAGTATTTCTACCGGGGTGATTAA
- a CDS encoding TrpB-like pyridoxal phosphate-dependent enzyme, with the protein MQTKILLDEDAIPKAWYNIQADLPSPLDPPLHPATGQPVVPDDLAPIFPMELIRQEMSTQRSVPIPDEVREILSLWRPSPLYRARRLERHLKTPARIYYKWEGVSPPGSHKPNTAIPQAYYNMKEGVERLSTETGAGQWGSSLAFATSLFDMECTVYMVRSSYDQKPYRKSMMAVYGAECFPSPSTRTASGRKVLEEHPDTPGALGIAISEAVEDAAGRSDTNYALGSVLNHVCLHQTVIGLEAREQLAMVDEYPDTVIGCVGGGSNFGGIAFPFAGDRITGKHPETEILGVEPAACPTMTKGLYAYDYGDVAGLTPLMRMFTLGHDFVPPAIHAGGLRYHGVSPLVAKLVHDGVVRAAAYHQNEVFEAAVTFARTEGIIVAPESAHAVKAAIDAALECRRTGEERVILFNNSGHGNFDFSSYEAYFAGQLVDYEYPADLIRESLGRLPTVTGAE; encoded by the coding sequence ATGCAGACCAAGATCCTCCTCGACGAGGACGCCATCCCGAAGGCGTGGTACAACATCCAGGCGGACCTGCCCTCGCCCCTGGACCCGCCGCTTCACCCGGCGACCGGCCAACCGGTGGTGCCCGACGACCTCGCCCCCATCTTTCCGATGGAGCTGATCCGTCAGGAGATGAGCACGCAGCGCTCGGTCCCGATCCCGGACGAGGTGCGGGAGATCCTGAGTCTCTGGAGGCCGAGCCCCCTCTATCGGGCGCGGCGGCTGGAGCGCCACCTCAAGACGCCGGCGAGGATCTACTACAAGTGGGAGGGGGTTTCCCCGCCGGGAAGCCACAAGCCCAACACCGCCATCCCGCAGGCCTATTACAACATGAAGGAGGGCGTGGAGCGCCTTTCCACCGAGACCGGGGCCGGTCAGTGGGGTTCGTCCCTGGCCTTCGCCACCTCGCTCTTCGATATGGAGTGCACGGTCTACATGGTCCGCTCGAGCTACGACCAGAAGCCCTACCGCAAGAGCATGATGGCGGTCTATGGCGCCGAATGCTTCCCGTCACCGAGCACCCGCACTGCCTCTGGCAGAAAGGTGCTCGAGGAGCACCCGGACACCCCAGGCGCCCTCGGGATTGCCATCTCCGAGGCGGTGGAGGACGCCGCAGGCCGTTCGGACACCAACTATGCCCTCGGCTCGGTGCTCAACCACGTCTGCCTCCACCAGACGGTGATCGGGCTGGAGGCGCGGGAGCAGCTGGCGATGGTCGACGAATACCCGGACACCGTCATCGGCTGCGTCGGCGGGGGCTCCAACTTCGGCGGGATCGCCTTTCCATTTGCCGGGGACCGGATCACCGGGAAGCACCCGGAGACCGAGATCCTGGGTGTCGAACCCGCCGCATGCCCGACGATGACAAAGGGGCTCTACGCCTACGACTACGGTGACGTGGCCGGTCTGACCCCGCTGATGCGGATGTTCACCCTGGGCCACGACTTCGTGCCGCCGGCGATCCATGCCGGCGGTCTGCGCTACCACGGCGTCTCGCCCCTGGTGGCGAAACTGGTGCATGACGGCGTCGTGAGGGCCGCCGCCTACCACCAGAACGAGGTCTTCGAGGCCGCCGTCACCTTCGCCCGCACCGAGGGGATCATCGTCGCCCCTGAATCGGCCCATGCGGTCAAGGCGGCGATCGACGCCGCCCTCGAGTGCCGGCGGACCGGCGAGGAGCGGGTGATCCTCTTCAACAACTCCGGCCACGGCAACTTCGACTTCTCCAGCTACGAGGCCTATTTCGCCGGGCAGCTCGTCGACTACGAATATCCGGCCGACCTGATCCGGGAATCGCTCGGACGGTTGCCCACGGTGACGGGTGCGGAATAA
- a CDS encoding V-type ATP synthase subunit K, which translates to MTVVDAGLVLAVIGAGLAVGLAAIGSGIGVGIAGATGAGVIAVRPERFGRALVFQAVPQTQGMYGLLVAVLILLSTGVIGGGAESVPLPLGLAAVGAGLASGVAGLSAIGQGIAASAGIAATAERDEAMGRSLIFAVIPETQAIYGLLVAILIMAFTGLLSGSAAATEATGLAAIGCGIAVGIAGLSAIGQGIAAAAGTAASAEHSETFGRGLVFAVIPETQAIYGLLVAILIMAFTGMIAGDPVGDLAIGFASVGCGFAVGLAGISAIGQGIAAAAGTAATAEHNEIFGRSLVFSVIPETQAIYGLLVAILIMAFTGIITRDITATAAAGFAAIGCGFAVGFAGISAIGQGIAASAGIAATAEQERMFGKGLVFSVIPETQAIYGLLVAILIMAFTGIITRDITATVAAGLASIGSGFAVGLAGLSAIGQGMTAASGIGATAQREGAMGPSLIFAVMAETFAIFGLLVAILIMFGIGLFGG; encoded by the coding sequence GTGACGGTCGTGGACGCCGGGCTGGTGCTGGCCGTCATCGGGGCCGGACTGGCGGTCGGGCTGGCCGCCATCGGCTCCGGCATCGGGGTCGGGATCGCCGGGGCGACCGGGGCGGGCGTGATCGCCGTCCGGCCCGAACGCTTCGGGCGGGCCCTGGTCTTCCAGGCCGTGCCGCAGACACAGGGGATGTACGGCCTGCTCGTGGCAGTGCTGATCCTGCTCTCCACCGGGGTGATCGGCGGGGGGGCGGAGAGCGTGCCCCTCCCCCTGGGGCTGGCGGCGGTCGGCGCCGGACTCGCCTCCGGGGTGGCCGGACTCTCTGCCATCGGGCAGGGGATCGCCGCCTCCGCCGGGATCGCCGCCACCGCCGAACGGGACGAGGCGATGGGGCGGAGCCTGATCTTCGCCGTGATCCCGGAGACCCAGGCGATCTACGGGCTGCTCGTCGCCATCCTGATCATGGCCTTCACCGGCCTCCTGAGCGGGAGTGCGGCGGCGACCGAGGCCACCGGGCTCGCCGCCATCGGGTGCGGTATTGCCGTCGGCATCGCCGGACTTTCGGCCATCGGGCAGGGGATCGCCGCGGCCGCCGGCACGGCGGCGAGCGCAGAGCACAGCGAGACCTTCGGGCGGGGGCTGGTCTTTGCGGTGATCCCGGAAACGCAGGCGATCTACGGGCTGCTCGTCGCCATCCTGATCATGGCATTCACCGGCATGATCGCCGGCGACCCGGTCGGCGACCTGGCGATCGGCTTCGCCTCGGTCGGCTGCGGGTTCGCCGTCGGGCTGGCCGGGATCTCCGCCATCGGGCAGGGGATCGCCGCAGCCGCCGGCACCGCCGCCACCGCCGAGCACAACGAGATATTCGGCCGCTCCCTGGTTTTCTCGGTGATCCCGGAGACCCAGGCGATCTACGGGCTGCTGGTCGCCATCCTGATCATGGCATTCACCGGCATCATCACCCGCGACATCACCGCCACCGCCGCCGCCGGTTTTGCAGCGATCGGCTGCGGGTTCGCCGTCGGGTTCGCCGGGATCTCCGCCATCGGGCAGGGGATCGCCGCTTCTGCCGGGATCGCCGCCACCGCCGAGCAGGAAAGGATGTTCGGAAAGGGGCTGGTCTTCTCGGTGATCCCGGAGACCCAGGCGATCTACGGGCTGCTGGTCGCCATCCTGATCATGGCATTCACCGGCATCATCACCCGCGACATCACCGCCACCGTGGCCGCCGGCCTCGCCTCGATCGGTTCCGGCTTCGCCGTCGGGCTGGCCGGGCTCTCGGCGATCGGGCAGGGGATGACGGCCGCATCCGGCATCGGCGCCACGGCCCAGCGGGAGGGGGCGATGGGACCCAGCCTGATCTTTGCGGTGATGGCCGAGACCTTTGCGATCTTCGGGCTGCTGGTCGCCATCCTGATCATGTTCGGGATCGGGCTCTTCGGGGGCTGA